In Massilistercora timonensis, the following are encoded in one genomic region:
- a CDS encoding 2-hydroxyacyl-CoA dehydratase: protein MSQKEQYTLGIDIGSTTVKIAILDMDNEVVFSDYERHFANIQETLSDLLGRAIYKLGAIHVSPVITGSGGLTLAKHLGVPFVQEVIAVSTALQDYAPQTDVAIELGGEDAKIIYFEGGNVEQRMNGVCAGGTGSFIDQMASLLQTDASGLNEYAKNYKALYSIAARCGVFAKSDIQPLINEGASKEDLAASIFQAVVNQTISGLACGKPIRGHVAFLGGPLHFLSELREAFVRTLKLDDEHTIAPNHSHLFAAIGSALNSERNLDVALQEMQQRLEGRINMDFEVDRMEPLFASEADYQEFKERHDRHQVPVKDLASYQGKAFLGIDAGSTTTKAALVGEDGTLLYSFYHNNEGDPLGTTIAAIKDIYSKLPEGVEIVHSCSTGYGEALIKAALLLDEGEVETVAHYYAASFFEPDVDCILDIGGQDMKCIKIKNQTVDSVQLNEACSSGCGSFIETFAKSLNYSVEDFAHEALFAGNPIDLGTRCTVFMNSKVKQAQKEGASVADISAGLAYSVIKNALFKVIKVSDATELGQHIVVQGGTFYNNAVLRSFEKIANCHAIRPDIAGIMGAFGAALIARERYIDCEGTTMLPIDEIEALEYSTTMTKCKGCTNNCRLTINHFSGGRRFITGNRCERGLGKEKTENKLPNLFAYKLKRFFDYTPLPEEEAPRGVIGLPRVLNMYENYPFWFTFFTRLGFSVVLSPSSTRKVYELGIESIPSESECYPAKLAHGHVQWLINQGIKHIFYPSIPYERNEFTEANNHYNCPIVTSYPENIKNNIDAIVDGEVDFIHPFLSFASEETIAYRLQEELSKKFSLSAGEIKAAVHDAWMELENCREDMRRKGEETIKYLDETGNRGIVLAGRPYHIDPEVNHGIPELVNSYNVAVLTEDSISHLHPVERPLNVMDQWMYHSRLYAAANFVKTRENLDLIQLNSFGCGLDAVTTDQVAEILNNSDKIYTSLKIDEVNNLGAARIRVRSLLAAIRVRDQRKEERQIHSSAITKVPFTKEMRKDYTILCPQMSPIHFELLEPAFNASGYHVEVLPNDNKQAVDVGLKYVNNDACYPSLMVVGQIMEAILSGKYDTHKIAVIISQTGGGCRASNYIGFIRRALKKAGYSYIPVISINLSGLEGNPGFKITPSLVLRGLYAAVFGDIFMKCVYRLRPYEAVPGSVDAIHEKWKKVCAEFVAAPHPSRRRFKKLCQEIIADFDNNIELLDIKKPRVGVVGEILVKFLPAANNYLVELLESEGAEAVVPDLLDFLLYCFYNQNFKVSHLGMKKSKALIGNLGIKAVEWFRAPATKAFKVSRHFDPPADIRELGRMASDIVSLGNQTGEGWFLTGEMLELIHSGAPNIVCTQPFACLPNHVVGKGVIKELRRLYPESNIVAIDFDPGASEVNQLNRIKLMLSTANKNLKAQTAEESEQTEESA, encoded by the coding sequence ATGAGTCAGAAAGAGCAGTATACACTGGGTATTGATATCGGTTCCACCACGGTAAAGATCGCCATCCTGGATATGGACAATGAAGTAGTGTTCTCCGACTATGAACGGCATTTCGCCAATATCCAGGAGACCCTGTCCGACCTTCTTGGCCGGGCCATCTATAAATTAGGCGCCATCCACGTCTCTCCGGTGATCACTGGTTCCGGAGGACTGACCCTGGCCAAACACCTGGGCGTTCCTTTTGTTCAGGAAGTGATCGCCGTATCCACCGCCCTGCAGGATTACGCCCCTCAGACTGATGTAGCCATTGAGCTTGGCGGCGAGGACGCCAAGATCATCTACTTCGAAGGCGGCAATGTGGAACAGCGGATGAACGGCGTGTGCGCCGGCGGTACTGGTTCCTTCATCGACCAGATGGCTTCCCTTCTCCAGACGGACGCCTCTGGTCTTAACGAGTATGCCAAAAACTACAAGGCGCTCTACTCCATCGCCGCCCGCTGCGGCGTGTTCGCCAAATCCGATATCCAGCCCCTGATCAATGAAGGCGCGTCCAAGGAAGACCTGGCCGCCTCCATCTTCCAGGCAGTAGTCAACCAGACCATCAGCGGTCTGGCCTGCGGCAAGCCCATCCGGGGCCATGTGGCGTTCCTGGGGGGACCTCTTCATTTCCTGTCTGAGCTCCGGGAGGCCTTTGTGCGCACCCTGAAGCTGGACGACGAGCACACCATCGCGCCCAATCACTCCCACCTCTTCGCGGCCATCGGAAGCGCCCTGAATTCTGAGCGGAATCTGGACGTGGCGCTCCAGGAGATGCAGCAGCGTCTGGAAGGACGGATCAATATGGACTTTGAGGTGGACCGTATGGAACCCCTCTTCGCCAGCGAGGCGGATTACCAGGAGTTCAAGGAACGCCACGACCGGCACCAGGTTCCGGTCAAGGATCTTGCCTCCTATCAGGGGAAGGCTTTCCTTGGCATCGACGCCGGTTCCACCACCACCAAGGCTGCCCTGGTAGGAGAAGACGGAACTCTTCTCTACTCCTTCTACCACAATAACGAAGGAGATCCTCTGGGCACCACCATCGCTGCCATCAAAGACATTTACAGCAAGCTTCCCGAAGGGGTGGAGATCGTCCACTCCTGCTCCACCGGATACGGGGAAGCGCTGATCAAGGCCGCCCTTCTTCTGGACGAAGGAGAGGTTGAGACTGTGGCCCATTACTACGCCGCTTCCTTCTTTGAGCCGGATGTAGACTGCATCCTGGACATCGGCGGCCAGGATATGAAATGCATCAAGATCAAGAACCAGACGGTAGACAGCGTTCAGCTTAACGAAGCCTGCTCCTCCGGGTGCGGCTCCTTCATTGAGACTTTTGCCAAATCCCTGAATTATTCCGTGGAGGACTTCGCCCATGAAGCCCTTTTTGCCGGCAACCCCATCGACCTTGGCACCCGCTGTACCGTATTCATGAATTCCAAGGTAAAACAGGCGCAGAAAGAGGGCGCGTCCGTGGCGGACATCTCCGCCGGCCTTGCCTACTCTGTCATCAAGAACGCCCTGTTCAAGGTGATCAAGGTGTCCGACGCCACAGAGCTTGGCCAGCACATCGTAGTTCAGGGGGGAACCTTCTACAACAACGCGGTGCTGCGAAGCTTTGAGAAGATCGCCAACTGCCACGCCATCCGCCCGGATATCGCCGGGATCATGGGGGCATTCGGCGCGGCTCTCATCGCCCGGGAGCGTTACATAGACTGCGAAGGCACCACCATGCTTCCCATCGATGAGATCGAGGCCCTGGAGTATTCTACCACCATGACCAAGTGCAAGGGCTGCACCAACAACTGCCGCCTCACCATCAACCACTTCAGCGGCGGCCGCCGGTTTATCACCGGAAACCGCTGTGAGCGGGGACTTGGCAAAGAGAAGACGGAGAACAAACTGCCCAACCTGTTTGCCTACAAATTAAAACGTTTCTTTGACTATACACCCCTTCCGGAAGAAGAGGCGCCCCGGGGCGTCATCGGCCTTCCCCGGGTGCTGAATATGTACGAGAATTATCCCTTCTGGTTCACATTTTTCACCAGACTGGGCTTCTCTGTGGTGCTCTCTCCGTCTTCCACCCGGAAGGTCTACGAGCTTGGCATCGAATCCATCCCCAGCGAGTCCGAGTGCTACCCGGCCAAGCTGGCCCATGGCCATGTACAGTGGCTGATCAACCAGGGGATCAAACACATTTTCTATCCCAGCATCCCCTACGAGCGGAATGAGTTTACAGAGGCCAACAACCACTACAACTGCCCTATTGTCACCTCCTATCCGGAGAACATCAAGAACAACATTGACGCCATCGTAGACGGCGAGGTGGATTTCATCCACCCCTTCCTCTCCTTCGCAAGCGAGGAGACCATCGCCTACCGGCTGCAGGAGGAACTGTCTAAGAAATTCTCCCTCTCTGCCGGCGAGATCAAGGCGGCGGTACATGACGCCTGGATGGAACTGGAGAACTGCCGGGAGGATATGCGGCGCAAAGGAGAAGAGACCATCAAATATCTGGATGAGACCGGCAACCGGGGCATTGTCCTGGCCGGTCGTCCCTACCATATCGACCCGGAGGTCAATCACGGTATCCCGGAACTGGTCAACTCCTACAACGTAGCGGTACTGACCGAGGATTCCATCTCCCATCTCCACCCGGTGGAGCGGCCTTTAAATGTAATGGACCAGTGGATGTACCACTCCCGGCTCTACGCCGCGGCCAACTTTGTTAAGACCCGGGAGAACCTGGATCTGATCCAGCTTAATTCCTTCGGCTGCGGGCTGGACGCTGTCACCACCGACCAGGTGGCGGAGATCCTGAATAACTCTGACAAGATCTACACATCCCTGAAGATCGACGAGGTCAACAACCTGGGTGCCGCCAGGATCCGTGTGCGCTCCCTTCTGGCCGCCATCCGTGTCAGGGACCAGAGAAAGGAAGAACGCCAGATCCACTCTTCCGCCATCACCAAGGTGCCCTTCACCAAGGAGATGCGCAAAGACTATACCATCCTCTGTCCTCAGATGTCACCCATCCACTTTGAGCTTCTGGAGCCTGCCTTCAACGCCTCCGGCTACCACGTGGAGGTGCTGCCAAATGACAACAAGCAGGCAGTGGACGTGGGACTGAAATATGTAAACAACGATGCCTGCTATCCCTCCCTGATGGTAGTGGGCCAGATCATGGAAGCCATCCTGTCCGGGAAGTACGACACCCACAAGATCGCGGTCATCATCAGCCAGACCGGCGGCGGCTGCCGGGCTTCCAACTATATCGGCTTCATCCGCCGGGCGCTGAAGAAAGCCGGGTATTCCTATATCCCGGTGATCTCCATCAACTTAAGCGGACTGGAGGGCAACCCGGGATTCAAGATCACCCCGTCCCTGGTACTGCGGGGACTTTACGCCGCCGTATTCGGCGATATCTTTATGAAGTGCGTATACCGGCTGCGGCCCTACGAGGCAGTGCCGGGCTCCGTGGACGCCATACATGAGAAATGGAAGAAGGTGTGCGCAGAATTTGTGGCCGCTCCTCATCCGTCCCGGCGCCGGTTCAAGAAACTCTGCCAGGAGATCATCGCAGACTTTGACAACAACATTGAACTTCTGGATATCAAAAAACCACGAGTAGGCGTGGTAGGCGAGATCCTGGTAAAATTCCTGCCCGCCGCCAATAACTATCTGGTGGAACTTCTGGAGAGCGAAGGAGCCGAGGCGGTAGTTCCGGATCTTCTGGACTTCCTGCTCTACTGCTTCTACAACCAGAACTTCAAGGTGTCCCACCTGGGAATGAAGAAATCCAAAGCCCTTATCGGGAACCTGGGCATCAAGGCTGTAGAATGGTTCCGGGCTCCTGCCACCAAAGCATTCAAAGTAAGCCGGCATTTTGATCCGCCGGCAGATATCCGGGAACTTGGCCGGATGGCTTCAGACATTGTATCCCTGGGCAACCAGACCGGCGAGGGATGGTTCCTCACCGGCGAGATGCTGGAGCTGATCCACAGCGGAGCGCCCAACATTGTTTGCACCCAGCCCTTTGCCTGCCTTCCTAACCATGTGGTAGGAAAAGGCGTGATCAAAGAGCTGCGCCGGCTCTACCCCGAGTCCAACATCGTGGCCATCGACTTTGACCCCGGCGCCAGCGAAGTCAACCAGTTAAACCGGATCAAGCTTATGCTTTCCACGGCCAATAAGAACCTGAAGGCCCAGACAGCAGAAGAATCTGAACAAACTGAGGAAAGCGCATAA
- the pyk gene encoding pyruvate kinase yields MKKTKIVCTMGPRSDDEAIMRALVREGMDVARFNFSHGTHEEQKGRMDMLKRIREEEKKPIAILLDTKGPEIRTGVLKDGKKVMLETGSEFILTTREIEGDEKKVSITYDGLVEDVQVGTIILVDDGLIGLEVKAKRQDEIVCRVVNGGELGERKGVNVPNVPVRLPAITEKDREDLRFGVEQGIDFIAASFVRNAECILEIRAFLKECEAPYIPIIAKIENAEGIKNIDEIIRCADGIMVARGDLGVEIPAEEVPYLQKMIIQRCNDNYKPVITATQMLDSMIRNPRPTRAEVTDVANAVYDGTDAVMLSGETAQGKYPVEALQMMVHIVENTEKHLDYDLILKQAEEHRMKSVSSALAHATVTTAGNLGAKCIIAPSMSGATSRVVSKFKPKTEIIGVTPNERTLRRMQIYWGVRPMKSIQVYTTEDICNSAIELVCAKQLAETGDVVVLTAGIPSPHVAGAGTGFSNMMRIAVVE; encoded by the coding sequence TTGAAGAAAACAAAGATCGTATGTACCATGGGACCACGGAGCGACGATGAGGCGATCATGCGCGCCCTGGTAAGAGAGGGCATGGATGTGGCCAGATTTAACTTCTCCCACGGTACCCATGAGGAGCAGAAAGGCCGCATGGATATGCTGAAAAGGATCCGGGAGGAAGAGAAGAAGCCGATCGCCATTCTTCTGGATACCAAAGGACCGGAGATCCGTACCGGTGTGCTGAAAGACGGGAAGAAAGTAATGCTGGAGACAGGAAGCGAATTCATTCTGACTACCAGAGAGATAGAAGGAGACGAGAAGAAGGTCTCTATCACCTATGACGGCCTGGTGGAGGACGTCCAGGTGGGGACCATCATCCTGGTGGATGACGGCCTGATCGGACTGGAAGTGAAGGCAAAGCGGCAGGATGAGATCGTCTGCCGGGTGGTCAACGGCGGAGAGCTGGGAGAACGCAAAGGCGTAAATGTTCCCAATGTTCCGGTGCGGCTGCCGGCCATCACGGAGAAGGACCGGGAGGACTTACGATTCGGCGTGGAGCAGGGGATCGATTTTATTGCGGCTTCTTTTGTCCGCAATGCGGAATGTATCCTGGAGATCCGGGCCTTCCTGAAGGAATGCGAGGCGCCTTATATCCCTATCATCGCCAAGATCGAGAATGCGGAAGGGATCAAGAATATTGACGAGATCATCCGCTGCGCGGACGGGATCATGGTTGCCCGGGGAGACCTGGGTGTGGAGATCCCGGCAGAGGAAGTTCCCTATCTGCAGAAGATGATCATCCAGCGGTGCAACGACAACTATAAGCCGGTGATCACCGCCACCCAGATGCTGGATTCCATGATCCGCAATCCCCGTCCTACCCGTGCGGAGGTGACGGATGTGGCCAACGCGGTGTACGACGGAACAGACGCAGTGATGCTGTCCGGTGAGACGGCCCAGGGCAAGTATCCGGTAGAAGCGCTGCAGATGATGGTGCACATTGTGGAGAATACAGAGAAACATCTGGATTACGACCTGATCCTGAAGCAGGCAGAGGAGCATCGGATGAAGAGCGTATCCAGCGCCCTGGCCCATGCTACGGTGACCACAGCCGGGAATCTGGGGGCAAAATGCATCATCGCGCCTTCCATGTCCGGAGCCACTTCCAGGGTGGTGTCCAAATTCAAACCAAAGACGGAGATCATTGGGGTTACGCCCAACGAGCGGACTCTGCGCAGGATGCAGATCTACTGGGGTGTGCGTCCCATGAAATCCATTCAGGTATATACCACGGAAGATATCTGCAACAGCGCCATTGAACTGGTCTGCGCCAAGCAACTGGCAGAGACGGGAGATGTGGTGGTGCTGACGGCAGGGATCCCGTCGCCCCATGTGGCAGGCGCGGGAACTGGTTTCAGTAATATGATGCGGATTGCGGTAGTAGAGTAA
- a CDS encoding TrmB family transcriptional regulator translates to MENNVFTEHLTKFGLTRQEACIYECLLSEGKTTGYEVAKKIGISRSNAYASLASMTEKGAAYLVEEGSTRKYVPVPLDEFCRNSIRGLEGSAKWLIQHKPEEKSHVEGYITIEGADHILNKMKNLLITAEDRVYISCTRNYLLLLVEELDQLIATRKKLVIVTDQPVSLKNARVYVGEPRGREIGIITDSRYALIGEYGEGSMNTCLYSGQKNFVTLYKRALANEIKLTAIQEADRRA, encoded by the coding sequence ATGGAAAATAATGTATTCACAGAGCATTTGACGAAGTTCGGACTCACTCGCCAGGAGGCATGTATCTATGAATGCCTTCTCTCGGAGGGGAAGACCACAGGGTATGAGGTGGCGAAGAAGATCGGGATCTCCCGTTCCAATGCCTATGCGTCCCTTGCCAGCATGACGGAAAAAGGGGCGGCCTATCTGGTGGAGGAAGGAAGCACGCGGAAATATGTGCCGGTTCCCCTGGATGAGTTCTGCCGCAACAGCATCCGCGGGCTGGAGGGATCTGCCAAGTGGCTGATCCAGCATAAGCCGGAGGAAAAGTCCCATGTGGAAGGGTATATCACCATTGAGGGGGCGGATCACATCCTGAATAAGATGAAGAATCTTCTGATCACCGCAGAGGACCGGGTTTATATCTCCTGTACCAGGAATTACCTGCTCCTTCTTGTGGAGGAGCTGGATCAGCTGATCGCCACAAGAAAGAAACTGGTGATCGTCACCGATCAGCCGGTCAGCCTTAAGAATGCCCGTGTCTATGTAGGAGAGCCCAGAGGCAGAGAGATCGGGATCATTACAGATTCCCGTTACGCCCTGATCGGAGAATATGGAGAGGGCAGCATGAACACCTGTCTGTATTCCGGGCAGAAGAATTTCGTGACACTCTATAAGCGCGCTCTGGCCAATGAGATAAAACTGACAGCGATACAGGAGGCAGACAGACGAGCATGA
- a CDS encoding diaminopimelate decarboxylase, whose product MKKEPFVTEAQLEEIVNEFPTPFHLYDEKGIRRNMEALRDAFSWNPGYKEYFAVKATPNPFLINILREYGCGCDCSSYTELMLSEAMGAVGEDIMFSSNDTPAEEFVYAHKLGAIINLDDITHIDFLEKAIGEIPETISCRFNPGGLFKISNDIMDNPGDSKYGMTREQLFSAFKILKEKGAKEFGIHAFLASNTVTNEYYPMLAKILFEVAVELQQETGCHIKFINLSGGIGIPYRPDQEPNDIRIIGDGVRRVYEEVLVPAGMGDVALYTELGRFMMGPYGCLVTRAIHEKHTYKEYIGVDACAVNLMRPAMYGAYHHITVMGKEHLPCDHKYDVVGSLCENNDKFAIDRMLPEIEKGDLLVIHDTGAHGFSMGYNYNGKLRSAEVLLKTDGTAQLIRRAETPADYFATFDCFDIGKKLI is encoded by the coding sequence ATGAAAAAAGAGCCATTTGTTACAGAAGCACAATTAGAAGAGATTGTAAATGAATTCCCCACCCCCTTCCATCTCTATGACGAGAAGGGGATCCGCAGGAATATGGAGGCCCTGAGGGATGCCTTCTCCTGGAATCCGGGATATAAAGAATATTTTGCGGTAAAAGCTACGCCCAACCCATTTCTCATCAACATCTTAAGAGAGTATGGGTGCGGGTGCGACTGCTCTTCCTATACAGAGCTTATGCTCTCCGAGGCCATGGGAGCAGTGGGGGAAGATATTATGTTTTCCTCCAACGACACGCCGGCGGAAGAGTTTGTCTATGCCCATAAACTGGGAGCGATCATTAATCTGGACGATATTACTCATATTGATTTTCTGGAGAAAGCCATCGGGGAGATCCCGGAGACTATCAGCTGCCGGTTCAATCCGGGCGGCCTTTTCAAGATCAGCAATGATATTATGGACAACCCGGGAGATTCCAAGTACGGGATGACCAGAGAGCAGCTTTTCTCCGCCTTCAAGATCCTGAAGGAAAAAGGAGCGAAGGAATTTGGGATCCATGCCTTTCTTGCCAGCAATACGGTGACTAATGAGTATTATCCCATGCTGGCCAAGATCCTGTTTGAGGTAGCGGTAGAACTTCAGCAGGAGACAGGCTGCCATATCAAATTCATCAATCTGTCTGGCGGGATCGGGATCCCTTACCGCCCGGATCAGGAGCCCAATGACATCCGGATCATCGGGGACGGTGTGCGCCGGGTGTATGAAGAGGTGCTGGTTCCCGCGGGGATGGGCGACGTGGCGCTTTATACAGAGCTGGGCCGGTTTATGATGGGACCCTACGGATGTCTGGTGACCCGGGCGATCCATGAGAAGCATACTTATAAGGAATATATCGGTGTGGACGCCTGCGCGGTGAACCTGATGCGTCCGGCCATGTATGGAGCTTACCATCACATTACGGTCATGGGGAAGGAGCACCTGCCCTGCGACCATAAGTATGATGTGGTGGGATCTCTGTGTGAGAACAATGACAAGTTTGCCATCGACCGGATGCTCCCGGAGATCGAAAAGGGAGATCTGCTGGTGATCCACGATACCGGCGCTCACGGATTCTCCATGGGGTACAATTATAACGGCAAGCTCAGATCAGCGGAAGTGCTGCTTAAGACAGACGGAACGGCGCAGCTGATCCGCAGGGCGGAGACACCGGCGGACTACTTTGCCACCTTCGACTGTTTTGATATCGGAAAGAAGCTGATCTGA